The following proteins are encoded in a genomic region of uncultured Vibrio sp.:
- a CDS encoding SDR family oxidoreductase — MNIKDSKILLTGATGGIGQSIATELANRGATLILVGRNEEKLITLKASLVNPDSHDVLVADITTTEGLNAVRERARQKQKVDALINNAGCNDFSLLSQKRPTQIEADIQLNLVTPILLCQSALSWLKQPGIILNIGSTFGSIGYPGYTSYCAAKAGLHRFTEALDRELFATGIRALYLAPRATETSLNSDIVNELNQKLGNKTDSPQVVALHVVTMLEKEISAKWIGWPEKLFARINQLLPNVVSSAIRKQQETIHQYVNRVSH, encoded by the coding sequence ATGAACATTAAAGACAGTAAAATTCTACTCACTGGCGCAACAGGTGGGATTGGCCAGTCTATTGCAACAGAGTTGGCCAATCGCGGTGCGACATTAATACTCGTTGGAAGAAATGAAGAAAAACTAATCACGCTGAAGGCTTCGCTAGTAAACCCAGATTCCCACGACGTGTTAGTCGCAGATATTACGACTACAGAGGGTCTGAACGCCGTCAGAGAGCGAGCTCGACAAAAACAAAAAGTGGATGCCTTAATAAATAACGCTGGATGTAATGATTTCTCTTTATTAAGTCAAAAACGTCCGACGCAGATCGAAGCAGATATTCAGCTCAACTTGGTCACTCCAATACTGCTTTGCCAGTCTGCACTCTCCTGGTTAAAACAACCGGGTATTATCCTCAACATTGGCTCCACGTTCGGCTCAATCGGTTATCCAGGTTACACCTCTTATTGCGCGGCAAAAGCGGGACTGCACCGCTTCACAGAGGCTTTGGATCGTGAGTTGTTTGCTACCGGAATTCGCGCGTTATACCTAGCACCAAGAGCCACAGAGACCTCATTGAACAGCGACATCGTGAATGAGCTGAACCAGAAACTAGGAAACAAAACCGATTCGCCACAAGTGGTCGCCTTGCATGTTGTCACCATGCTAGAAAAAGAGATTTCAGCGAAATGGATCGGTTGGCCAGAAAAGCTGTTTGCTCGCATTAATCAACTGCTACCAAACGTCGTTTCGTCGGCCATTAGAAAACAGCAAGAAACCATCCATCAATACGTAAACCGCGTTAGCCATTAA
- a CDS encoding DUF2817 domain-containing protein — translation MTGHIPREIQHLEQLAEQYPQHVRLHLLDDIYHKDKSLPIYTLELGSTASDAPCLIFTGAIHGVERIGSQIILAFLKSLLRRLEWDRQLKESLSNLRIIAVPVVNPWGVALKKRANHNGVDLMRNSPINSDNPTYHLYAGQSFSPCLPWYRGNPNQMEQELQVLSRYVLNYAKQSRTTILLDLHSGFGTRDRLWFPYAHQVNPPSNLAQYYLLYRLFRKSYPHYELYQFEPQWHQYTTHGDFWDWMLNQHQAQSDHHFLPLTLELGSWLWVKKNPIQMLRFSQLFHPTKSHRIKRVQRRHSTFLSYLIQVLNNDLIVNMDSNVEKNYTDKAQKLWYR, via the coding sequence ATGACTGGACACATTCCTCGTGAAATACAGCACTTAGAGCAACTCGCGGAGCAATACCCTCAACATGTACGCCTGCATCTTCTTGATGATATTTATCATAAAGACAAATCACTACCGATTTATACGCTTGAATTAGGCTCAACGGCCAGCGATGCGCCTTGTCTGATTTTTACCGGCGCTATTCACGGCGTTGAACGTATTGGAAGCCAGATAATTCTCGCCTTTCTAAAGAGTTTGCTAAGGCGGCTGGAATGGGATCGACAACTTAAAGAATCTCTGAGTAACTTGCGTATCATCGCGGTGCCCGTGGTTAACCCTTGGGGAGTCGCACTTAAAAAACGTGCTAATCACAATGGCGTGGATTTAATGCGCAATTCACCAATCAATAGTGATAACCCAACCTACCACCTTTATGCCGGACAAAGCTTTAGCCCCTGCTTACCTTGGTATCGAGGAAACCCAAACCAGATGGAACAAGAGCTACAGGTATTGTCGCGCTACGTTTTAAACTACGCTAAGCAATCTCGCACCACCATTCTTTTAGATCTGCATAGCGGGTTTGGTACTCGCGATCGACTGTGGTTTCCCTATGCCCATCAAGTCAATCCTCCAAGCAATCTCGCTCAGTATTATTTACTGTACAGGCTATTTCGCAAAAGCTATCCGCATTATGAGCTCTATCAGTTTGAGCCTCAGTGGCACCAATACACGACGCACGGCGATTTCTGGGATTGGATGCTGAACCAACATCAAGCGCAATCTGATCATCATTTTTTACCGCTAACCTTAGAGTTAGGGTCTTGGCTGTGGGTGAAAAAGAACCCAATTCAAATGCTACGATTTAGTCAGCTTTTTCATCCTACCAAGTCCCACCGTATCAAACGAGTCCAACGCCGCCACAGCACTTTTTTAAGCTATTTAATTCAGGTGCTTAATAATGATTTGATAGTAAACATGGATTCCAATGTAGAAAAGAACTATACGGATAAGGCACAAAAGCTATGGTACCGATAG
- a CDS encoding iron-containing redox enzyme family protein produces the protein MTLFFEQLKQQTATAQQAMLTAPVIADVQQGQISKQMYIAFLTQAYHHVKHTVPLLMACGGRLSSEYEWVREAIAEYIEEEKGHQEWILNDIQACGGNADAVRNNQEEGRVGQAIELMVSYLYHNIDRNNPLALFGMVWVLEGTSVGIGGQMAEKIQSTLGLPPSAMTYLVSHSVLDQDHLQFFESLMNKITKEEDQRVIIDSANMVFSLYGQMLRALPSYSNQQAA, from the coding sequence ATGACCCTTTTTTTTGAACAACTAAAACAACAAACCGCTACCGCCCAGCAAGCTATGTTAACCGCCCCCGTGATTGCTGATGTACAACAAGGTCAAATTTCCAAGCAAATGTATATTGCTTTCCTGACTCAGGCTTATCATCACGTTAAACATACCGTGCCACTACTGATGGCTTGCGGCGGCAGACTCTCTTCTGAGTATGAATGGGTACGTGAAGCCATTGCTGAATATATTGAAGAAGAGAAAGGCCACCAAGAATGGATCCTTAATGATATCCAAGCCTGTGGCGGTAACGCTGACGCTGTGCGTAACAATCAGGAAGAAGGCCGAGTAGGACAAGCGATAGAATTAATGGTGTCATACCTATACCACAACATCGATCGAAACAACCCATTAGCGCTGTTTGGCATGGTCTGGGTTCTGGAGGGCACAAGTGTGGGTATCGGCGGACAGATGGCTGAGAAAATCCAGTCTACGTTAGGCCTTCCACCTTCTGCAATGACCTATCTCGTTTCTCATAGCGTATTGGATCAGGATCACCTGCAGTTTTTCGAGTCATTGATGAACAAAATCACCAAAGAGGAAGATCAGCGAGTCATCATCGACTCTGCAAACATGGTGTTTTCTCTTTATGGCCAGATGCTTCGGGCATTGCCATCTTACTCGAATCAGCAAGCCGCGTGA
- a CDS encoding LTA synthase family protein, with amino-acid sequence MRSTSNRPVFGPLQPIAVFSLFSLAFLSLSRVLLLFWQSDRVESFQDLIYILSQGVRVDVATLCWLFILPALLSALLPLTGKIGNGWKWILRLWMVAGLWILVYMELATAPFIQEYDLRPNRLFIEYLIYPKEVMSMLWTGYKLELFVGAAGTAITLILGWKWSKKLTDSAQQINWKWRPLLAILIVLIGVAGARSSLGHRPLNPAMVAFSSDPLLNDLTLNSSYSLLFAVNNMKSEKSAEQFYGKMDSQKMLEIVRESSKKSDFNPELLPTMNHNSATYKGKPKNLVILLQESLGTQFVGSLGGLPLTPNLDKLTEEGWLFTQMYATGTRSVRGIEAVTAGFPPSPSRSVVKLSKSQTGFFTIADLLKNQGYHTQFIYGGEANFDNMKTFFFGNGFEQIVEEKDYHNPSFVGSWGVSDEDLYNKADEEFERLSKDDKPFFSLVFTSSNHSPYEYPQGKIEQYDENYMTRNNAVKYSDYALGTFFEKAKKSGYWDDTIFIVIADHDARVSGANLVPVKHFHIPALIIGKGIEPRKDDRVSNNIDMPPTLLSLIGVDATSPMIGRDLTKPLAREDERAMMQYDKNFGYLTRDNLVVFSPGEKVTTLSYNFENQTMKPMNVDASIVERAKANALFASKAYKYGWYASQ; translated from the coding sequence ATGAGAAGCACCTCTAATAGACCCGTTTTTGGACCACTACAGCCAATTGCTGTTTTTTCTTTGTTTTCACTCGCTTTTTTATCTCTTTCACGAGTGTTGTTGCTCTTTTGGCAATCTGACCGAGTCGAATCGTTTCAAGATCTTATCTACATTCTCAGCCAGGGCGTACGAGTTGATGTCGCTACATTGTGCTGGTTATTTATTCTCCCTGCTCTGCTGTCTGCGCTGCTGCCTTTGACCGGAAAAATAGGTAATGGCTGGAAGTGGATTCTGCGCCTGTGGATGGTCGCGGGCCTATGGATTTTGGTCTACATGGAATTGGCAACCGCTCCTTTTATTCAGGAGTATGACCTGCGCCCTAACCGCCTGTTCATCGAATACTTAATTTATCCTAAAGAAGTCATGAGCATGCTTTGGACGGGATATAAACTAGAACTGTTCGTCGGTGCCGCTGGTACGGCGATTACTCTTATTTTGGGTTGGAAATGGAGTAAAAAACTGACTGATTCTGCACAGCAGATCAACTGGAAGTGGCGTCCTTTGTTGGCGATTTTGATTGTACTGATTGGTGTCGCAGGCGCGCGCTCTTCTTTGGGTCACCGTCCTCTTAACCCAGCGATGGTAGCCTTCTCTAGCGACCCCCTATTGAACGACTTGACCCTCAACTCTTCATATTCACTGCTGTTCGCCGTCAATAACATGAAATCGGAAAAGAGTGCTGAGCAGTTTTACGGCAAAATGGATAGCCAAAAAATGCTGGAGATCGTTCGCGAATCGTCGAAGAAGTCGGATTTCAACCCTGAACTTTTGCCAACAATGAATCACAACTCTGCGACTTATAAAGGAAAACCTAAAAATTTAGTTATCCTGTTGCAAGAAAGTTTGGGTACACAGTTTGTGGGCTCTTTAGGTGGCCTGCCATTGACCCCAAATCTGGACAAATTAACAGAGGAAGGCTGGTTATTTACGCAAATGTACGCCACTGGTACACGCTCAGTCCGCGGTATCGAAGCGGTAACTGCGGGTTTCCCTCCATCCCCTTCACGTTCGGTCGTCAAACTGAGTAAAAGCCAAACAGGTTTCTTTACCATTGCAGACTTGCTGAAAAACCAAGGCTATCACACTCAGTTCATTTACGGCGGCGAGGCAAACTTCGACAATATGAAAACCTTTTTCTTTGGTAACGGTTTTGAACAAATTGTCGAAGAAAAAGATTATCACAACCCAAGCTTCGTGGGTTCATGGGGCGTAAGTGATGAAGACCTATACAACAAAGCTGATGAAGAGTTCGAACGTCTGTCTAAGGATGACAAACCATTTTTCAGCTTAGTATTTACATCAAGTAACCACAGCCCGTACGAATACCCTCAAGGTAAAATTGAGCAGTATGATGAGAACTACATGACGCGTAACAACGCCGTGAAGTATTCAGATTACGCGCTTGGCACCTTCTTTGAAAAAGCAAAGAAATCTGGCTACTGGGATGACACCATATTTATCGTGATTGCCGACCATGATGCTCGTGTATCAGGCGCTAACTTAGTGCCGGTCAAACATTTCCACATCCCTGCATTGATCATCGGTAAAGGAATTGAGCCTCGCAAAGACGATCGTGTATCAAACAACATTGACATGCCACCCACTCTACTGTCATTGATTGGTGTTGATGCAACGAGCCCGATGATAGGGCGCGATCTGACTAAACCGTTAGCACGAGAGGATGAGCGAGCCATGATGCAGTATGATAAAAACTTCGGTTACCTAACACGAGATAACCTCGTCGTGTTCTCTCCTGGAGAAAAAGTGACCACGTTGTCATACAACTTTGAGAACCAAACAATGAAGCCGATGAATGTTGACGCATCTATTGTTGAAAGAGCAAAAGCAAATGCGCTGTTTGCATCAAAAGCGTATAAATACGGTTGGTACGCCTCCCAATAA
- a CDS encoding response regulator → MRLLLVEDDKLLGQSMVTSLSRHGYTVDWLEKGAGVTSALKTEAFTAVILDLTLPDIDGLEVLRNIRKNGYKLPVMILTARDDIRDRVQGLDSGADDYLGKPFALEELLARLRVVIRRQSGSADELIQVGLLSLSLSEQNIRYDGVPLKLTRNEFKILTSLITNAGRVQSKEQLQQFLHGWDEGASDNAIEVHIHNLRKKAPKVAIKNIRGVGYILEK, encoded by the coding sequence ATGCGCTTATTGCTGGTAGAAGATGACAAGCTACTCGGTCAATCCATGGTGACTTCTCTCAGTCGCCATGGATACACCGTAGACTGGCTGGAAAAGGGTGCTGGTGTGACTAGCGCTTTAAAAACAGAAGCGTTTACCGCCGTGATTTTAGATCTCACCCTACCCGATATTGATGGATTAGAAGTTCTACGTAACATACGAAAAAATGGGTATAAGCTACCAGTCATGATACTCACGGCAAGAGATGACATCCGCGATCGTGTTCAAGGCCTGGACAGCGGCGCCGATGATTACCTCGGAAAACCCTTTGCTCTTGAAGAATTACTCGCCAGATTGCGTGTCGTGATTCGACGCCAATCTGGAAGTGCCGATGAGCTTATTCAAGTTGGATTGTTATCCCTATCTCTGTCTGAGCAGAATATTCGTTATGACGGTGTGCCACTGAAACTCACCCGCAATGAATTTAAAATTCTAACGAGTTTGATCACTAATGCAGGGCGAGTACAAAGCAAAGAGCAATTGCAGCAATTTCTGCACGGCTGGGATGAAGGTGCCAGTGACAACGCCATTGAAGTACATATACATAACTTACGCAAAAAAGCGCCGAAAGTAGCGATTAAAAATATTCGCGGTGTGGGGTACATTCTTGAAAAATAA
- a CDS encoding chromosome partitioning protein ParA — MSSQNSSEEHEDVVVIEQRDKRTQVYIAIAAVLGLAVGGLVGSVLTANKWESAYQVLEEKYQTLAQDKTQLVSQVKVREEGLDREVEDKVMALLAAKEAEHQKELQALQSQLTEVEKVNLSLESQVKQQNDKISTTKSENEKLTRQSGMQATILERSREVFQKELKVSQELESLEKERETLLPKISKLKKECDVYLEGKSWDVKSDACSKHDEATSRLSQVDQLIEVNKLDLKQIKEMSEDMGL; from the coding sequence GTGAGTTCTCAGAATAGTAGTGAAGAACATGAAGATGTGGTGGTGATTGAGCAACGTGACAAACGCACTCAGGTTTATATCGCAATTGCTGCGGTCTTAGGCTTAGCTGTGGGTGGCTTAGTTGGTTCAGTTTTGACCGCAAACAAATGGGAATCGGCTTACCAAGTCTTAGAAGAAAAATATCAGACACTTGCTCAGGATAAAACGCAGCTAGTCTCGCAAGTGAAAGTCCGTGAAGAAGGCTTGGATAGAGAAGTCGAGGACAAAGTAATGGCACTTCTTGCAGCAAAAGAAGCCGAGCATCAAAAAGAGTTGCAAGCGTTACAGTCGCAATTAACCGAAGTCGAGAAAGTGAATTTGTCACTTGAATCACAGGTGAAGCAGCAGAACGACAAAATTAGCACGACTAAATCTGAGAACGAAAAGCTGACTCGCCAGAGTGGTATGCAGGCGACCATACTGGAGCGTTCGCGCGAAGTTTTCCAAAAAGAGCTTAAGGTCTCCCAAGAGTTAGAGTCTTTAGAGAAAGAGCGTGAAACATTACTGCCTAAAATTAGTAAGTTGAAGAAAGAGTGCGATGTGTACTTAGAAGGAAAATCTTGGGACGTGAAATCTGACGCGTGTAGTAAGCATGATGAAGCCACATCGCGACTGAGCCAGGTTGATCAACTTATTGAAGTCAATAAATTGGACTTAAAGCAGATAAAAGAAATGAGCGAAGATATGGGGTTATAA
- a CDS encoding ATP-binding protein — MKNNKPYSIKRQLTISVAILVSTLLLISLFFSFQSAKHEVEEVYDARLGQSAKLMFLTLSVSKEESTLANHRELFQQWMQNIQQLAKDDGEKATKFGHPYEQNLVFQFFRNDELIWSSSPSLPPLSASSDSNGYSDIKVNSTAWRTFQLSFPHTIHNNEYVVVAEKQKIRQEIIREIALSTLIEQILLIPTLLLLLIWLIQRYFRPINELRSAITQRNVHRLDRIHVTDHTVELDPLVNALNSLLFELEQAWQREKRFTRAAAHELKTPLTILRLNAENALQSNDPEQLRGDLENILKGIERTDRLIHQLLTLAKVDSLSERVFNTIDLTPLLQTVVADLAPLALRQEQDISLSSSDVQLSGDPMLLGVLFRNLIDNAIRYSGAKSEIQVQVSQNQNAIKVSVSDTGPEITQETRDRIFEQFYRGHSEIGDGAGLGMSICKDIALLHKATLEIAPRKNGMNTFVIAFPNT; from the coding sequence TTGAAAAATAACAAGCCGTACTCTATTAAACGTCAGCTTACCATCTCCGTTGCTATTCTGGTCTCGACCCTGCTGCTGATATCGCTATTTTTCAGTTTTCAGTCCGCCAAGCATGAGGTAGAAGAGGTCTATGATGCAAGGCTTGGACAATCCGCAAAATTGATGTTCCTTACTCTTTCAGTGTCGAAAGAAGAGAGCACCCTTGCCAACCATAGAGAATTGTTCCAGCAGTGGATGCAAAATATCCAGCAGTTGGCGAAAGATGATGGAGAGAAAGCAACCAAGTTCGGCCATCCCTACGAACAAAACCTTGTATTTCAGTTTTTTAGAAATGATGAACTCATTTGGAGTTCGTCTCCCAGCTTACCTCCGCTTTCGGCTTCATCAGATAGCAATGGCTACTCTGACATTAAAGTAAACAGCACTGCGTGGAGAACCTTCCAGCTCTCCTTCCCTCATACCATCCATAACAATGAGTATGTCGTGGTAGCTGAGAAACAAAAAATAAGACAAGAGATCATTCGTGAAATTGCTCTGTCGACATTGATTGAACAGATCTTGCTGATCCCAACATTATTGCTTTTGTTGATTTGGTTGATTCAACGCTACTTTCGCCCCATCAATGAGCTTCGTAGTGCCATCACACAAAGAAATGTACATCGATTAGATCGAATTCACGTAACGGACCACACGGTAGAACTGGATCCTTTGGTGAATGCGCTAAACTCCCTGCTGTTTGAACTGGAACAAGCATGGCAACGCGAAAAGCGATTTACTCGCGCCGCAGCCCACGAGTTGAAAACGCCGCTCACGATACTCCGCTTAAACGCTGAAAATGCGCTTCAGAGTAATGATCCGGAACAGCTGCGCGGTGACCTGGAAAATATCCTCAAAGGCATAGAACGAACCGACCGGCTTATTCATCAGCTTCTCACTTTAGCCAAAGTAGACAGTCTCTCGGAACGTGTATTTAACACTATTGATCTTACTCCTCTGCTACAAACGGTAGTAGCCGATCTGGCTCCGCTGGCATTGAGGCAAGAGCAAGACATCAGCTTGTCCTCTTCAGATGTGCAGTTGTCAGGCGATCCGATGTTACTCGGTGTCCTGTTCCGCAACCTGATAGATAACGCCATTCGATACTCTGGCGCGAAGAGCGAAATTCAGGTGCAAGTTTCGCAGAATCAAAACGCCATCAAAGTGTCTGTATCGGATACAGGACCAGAAATTACCCAAGAAACTCGAGATAGAATTTTTGAGCAATTTTATCGTGGTCACTCAGAAATCGGCGATGGTGCTGGTCTCGGTATGTCAATTTGCAAAGACATCGCATTACTGCACAAGGCCACTTTAGAGATCGCTCCTCGAAAAAACGGGATGAATACGTTTGTGATCGCGTTCCCCAATACGTAA
- a CDS encoding AMP-binding protein encodes MNILLDALNKWAITQPDHIALVGTDEQGQTVQFSYSELLGKVQQTAEQLKALSVESLALRAENSVNWAIIDLAAMAAHIVVVPVPTFFSDAQVAHTLRESRVDALVGDWQDVSLADYAPLLVDQNTSTEVAGLNVLRITAQGPASYLAGTGKVTFTSGSTGQPKGVCLSNEHLCEVASSLAQSVDGLAKSHMVLLPLSTLLENITGIYVPLLLGATSYILPGEKTGLMGSSQFDTALFAKVLAEIKPDALVLTPALLLALINIVKQRPDLADSLKFVAVGGARVSSSLINAAHALNIPAFEGYGLSECGSVVCLNTPLSFKAGTCGKPLPHTQIRIAEDGELYVKGNIALGYLDEPFSQEWLATGDLAQLDEQGFVTLSGRKKNLIVTAYGRNVSPEWIESEALAFMPNVPLIVTGDGRLALCAIVATSDNLVEKISALNSTLPDYARIQTLLVINNPRAIASWYTENGKLKRNEIEFSVNQFLNNTNSELMLEGQKVQKLDLPLQQSIAS; translated from the coding sequence ATGAATATTCTCCTTGATGCGCTTAATAAATGGGCTATCACTCAACCCGATCACATTGCACTTGTTGGTACAGATGAACAGGGACAAACCGTTCAATTTAGCTACTCTGAACTGCTGGGCAAAGTACAACAGACCGCAGAACAGTTGAAGGCTCTGAGTGTAGAATCATTAGCACTACGTGCTGAAAACAGCGTGAACTGGGCAATTATCGATTTGGCGGCAATGGCTGCTCATATCGTCGTTGTGCCTGTTCCAACGTTCTTTTCTGACGCACAAGTGGCGCACACGTTAAGGGAGTCTCGCGTCGACGCCCTAGTAGGCGACTGGCAAGATGTTTCGCTTGCAGATTACGCTCCTTTGCTAGTTGACCAGAATACAAGCACCGAAGTCGCTGGCTTGAATGTCTTACGCATAACAGCGCAGGGGCCTGCTTCTTATCTAGCTGGAACAGGGAAAGTCACCTTTACCTCAGGTTCAACAGGTCAGCCAAAAGGTGTCTGTTTGAGTAATGAGCACCTGTGTGAAGTTGCCAGCTCACTGGCACAAAGTGTTGATGGTTTAGCAAAATCACATATGGTCTTGCTTCCACTATCCACATTACTGGAAAACATTACGGGAATTTACGTACCACTATTGTTGGGTGCAACTTCCTATATTCTACCCGGCGAGAAAACCGGCCTGATGGGCTCCAGCCAGTTTGACACAGCGTTGTTTGCCAAAGTGTTAGCGGAAATTAAACCGGACGCCTTGGTGCTAACGCCTGCGCTGTTGCTCGCCCTTATTAATATTGTCAAACAGCGCCCGGATCTCGCTGATTCATTGAAATTTGTCGCCGTTGGAGGAGCAAGAGTTTCTTCGTCGTTGATTAACGCGGCTCACGCACTGAACATTCCCGCATTTGAAGGATACGGCTTATCTGAATGTGGCTCAGTCGTTTGCTTAAACACCCCTTTGTCGTTCAAAGCGGGGACTTGTGGAAAGCCACTGCCACACACTCAAATTCGCATCGCAGAAGATGGCGAACTGTATGTTAAAGGCAATATAGCACTGGGCTATTTGGATGAACCCTTCAGTCAAGAATGGCTGGCAACGGGTGACTTAGCGCAGCTTGATGAACAAGGATTTGTCACTTTATCCGGTCGCAAGAAAAACCTTATCGTCACCGCATATGGAAGAAATGTATCACCTGAATGGATTGAGTCTGAAGCACTGGCATTTATGCCTAATGTTCCGCTTATTGTCACAGGTGACGGACGGCTTGCGTTGTGCGCCATTGTCGCCACCAGCGATAACCTGGTAGAAAAAATTTCTGCGTTAAACAGCACGCTGCCTGATTACGCGCGAATCCAGACTTTGCTGGTCATCAATAATCCTAGAGCCATCGCAAGTTGGTACACCGAAAACGGCAAACTTAAACGCAATGAAATTGAATTCAGCGTTAATCAGTTCCTCAATAACACCAATTCTGAATTGATGCTGGAAGGTCAAAAGGTACAAAAACTTGACCTGCCTTTACAGCAATCTATCGCTTCTTAA
- a CDS encoding sodium:alanine symporter family protein → MNDLQSLLQTIDNFVWGPPLLLLLVGTGVYFTFSLGLIQFKHLPTALVMVFSKDKSSNKQGDVSSFAALCTALSATIGTGNIVGVATAIKLGGPGALFWMWLAALFGMATKYAECLLAVKYRQVDDKGQMIGGPMYYLQYGVGSKALAIMFAVFALGVACFGIGTFPQVNAILDATEISFGANRELSAFILTLLVAFVTLGGIKSIAKVAGKVVPTMAVFYVLACLSVIIMNADQLLNAIELVLVSAFTSTAATGGFLGASIMLAIQSGIARGVFSNESGLGSAPMAAAAAKTDSCVKQGLISMTGTFFDTIIICTMTGLALILTGAWQSDFSGAAMTTHAFAVGLNAETFGPMLVSIGLIFFAFTTILGWNYYGERCVVFLFGTKAVLPYKLIFVGLVASGAFLHLDMIWILADIVNGLMAIPNLIGLIALRHVVVEETKRFFAPVTSTQGDKVTA, encoded by the coding sequence ATGAACGACCTACAATCTTTATTGCAAACCATCGATAACTTTGTCTGGGGCCCACCACTTCTGCTTTTGCTTGTGGGTACCGGTGTTTACTTCACTTTTAGCCTCGGCTTAATCCAGTTTAAACATCTACCGACCGCGTTAGTGATGGTATTTAGTAAAGATAAGTCATCAAATAAACAGGGTGACGTTTCTAGCTTTGCAGCATTATGTACTGCTCTTTCAGCCACTATCGGTACTGGTAATATCGTTGGTGTTGCTACCGCAATTAAACTTGGTGGTCCGGGGGCTTTGTTCTGGATGTGGCTTGCAGCCCTATTCGGAATGGCGACCAAATACGCTGAGTGTCTACTTGCAGTAAAATACCGCCAAGTTGATGATAAAGGCCAAATGATCGGTGGCCCGATGTACTACCTACAATATGGTGTAGGATCTAAAGCACTGGCGATCATGTTCGCTGTATTTGCTTTAGGTGTGGCTTGTTTTGGTATCGGTACTTTTCCTCAAGTGAACGCGATTTTGGATGCGACAGAGATTTCTTTCGGTGCTAACCGTGAGCTATCTGCTTTCATCCTGACTCTATTAGTCGCTTTTGTTACTTTGGGTGGTATTAAATCGATCGCTAAAGTCGCAGGTAAAGTCGTACCAACCATGGCGGTATTCTACGTATTAGCGTGTCTAAGCGTGATTATCATGAATGCAGACCAACTGCTGAATGCGATTGAATTAGTGTTGGTATCAGCCTTCACCTCTACTGCGGCAACAGGTGGTTTCCTAGGTGCAAGCATCATGCTGGCGATTCAATCAGGTATCGCTCGAGGTGTATTCTCAAACGAATCTGGTTTGGGTAGTGCGCCAATGGCGGCAGCGGCAGCGAAAACGGACTCTTGTGTCAAACAAGGCCTGATTTCAATGACAGGTACCTTCTTCGATACCATCATCATTTGTACAATGACTGGCCTTGCTCTAATCCTGACTGGTGCATGGCAAAGTGACTTCTCAGGCGCAGCAATGACGACTCACGCGTTTGCCGTTGGTCTGAATGCAGAGACGTTTGGTCCAATGCTGGTATCAATCGGACTGATTTTCTTCGCCTTTACCACCATTCTTGGTTGGAACTACTACGGTGAACGTTGTGTTGTGTTCTTGTTCGGCACGAAAGCAGTACTGCCATACAAACTGATTTTTGTTGGTTTAGTGGCTTCAGGCGCGTTTCTGCATCTGGATATGATTTGGATTCTGGCTGACATCGTGAACGGCTTAATGGCGATTCCAAACCTGATTGGTTTAATTGCTCTGCGCCATGTTGTGGTAGAAGAAACCAAAAGATTCTTTGCGCCAGTGACATCAACTCAGGGCGATAAAGTAACTGCCTAA